One segment of Osmerus mordax isolate fOsmMor3 chromosome 28, fOsmMor3.pri, whole genome shotgun sequence DNA contains the following:
- the LOC136938176 gene encoding probable gluconokinase has translation MARGEPLTDQDRIPWLLKLHDVVLRERSAGSDAIVVCSALRHLYRQILLFGRSDLTSCPAQAAPPTPPDVWFLFLYGSYDLIHSRMVARRGHFMSPDLLRSQFDVLEPPSEEENALTLDIRRSNADIAMEIKAHFLSISS, from the exons ATGGCTCGAGGGGAGCCCCTCACAGACCAG GACAGAATACCCTGGCTGCTGAAACTACATGATGTTGTACTTAG AGAGAGGTCTGCTGGTTCAGACGCCATCGTGGTGTGTTCAGCCCTCCGCCACCTCTACAGACAGATCCTTCTGTTCGGCCGcagtgacctcacttcctgtcctgcccAGGCTGCCCCGCCCACCCCGCCGGATGTGTGGTTCCTCTTCCTGTACGGCTCCTATGACCTCATCCACAGCAGGATGGTGGCCCGCAGGGGACACTTCATGTCACCTGACCTCCTGCGCTCCCAGTTCGACGTCCTGGAGCCTCCGTCGGAGGAGGAGAACGCCCTGACCCTGGACATCCGCAGGAGCAACGCCGACATCGCCATGGAGATAAAGGCCCACTTCCTCAGCATCAGCTCGTAA
- the LOC136938262 gene encoding ubiquilin-1-like, with product MSDPVGNYENALAMDLTIKVTVKTPEEKEDLVLPGNGSVRQFGGSPSLLTPSPGETPSDLETIHPLPNPWAPPTVASSLAAVTTPTIDPAQISHAPQSSSTANLGAAMGDEVFSSAMQAMLQRLTEQPGMLESMMSGPCASTMLDCLSHNPDFAAQMMLSNPLFAGNPQLQEEIRLHLPEFLQQVQSPEVLAAMLNPRAVRALTQIQQGLQVLAAEAPRLIPGVVLGEADTGYSPAPGSPPDSAPDDPGNGPQVAVETEQQHQQQEFVQQMLQALARTSQQGPGEEQRS from the exons ATGTCTGATCCTGTTGGGAACTACGAAAATGCTTTAGCGATGGATTTAACGATCAAAGTTACCGTAAAAACtccagaggagaaggaagacctTGTCCTTCCAGGGAACGGCAGCGTCAGACAG TTCGGAGGAAGTCCCTCGTTGCTAACCCCGTCGCCGGGGGAAACGCCTTCCGACCTGGAGaccatccaccccctccccaacccctggGCCCCGCCCACTGTTGCCAGCTCTCTTGCTGCTGTGACCACACCCACAATCGACCCAGCCCAGATTAGCCACGCCCCTCAGAGCAGCTCCACAGCCAATCTGGGGGCAGCAATGGgag atgaaGTGTTCAGTTCAGCCATGCAGGCAATGCTGCAGCGGCTCACAGAGCAACCTGGGATGTTGGAGAGCATGATGTCTGGACCCTGCGCTAGCACTATGCTGGACTGCCTCAGCCACAACCCAGACTTCGCcgcacag ATGATGTTGAGCAACCCTCTGTTTGCTGGGAATCCCCAACTCCAGGAGGAAATTAGACTTCATCTCCCAGAATTCCTGCAACAG GTGCAGAGCCCGGAGGTGCTGGCGGCCATGTTGAACCCCAGGGCCGTGAGGGCCCTCACTCAGAtccagcagggcctgcaggttcTGGCGGCCGAGGCTCCGAGGCTCATACCAGG GGTTGTGCTGGGAGAAGCAGACACCGGCTATAGCCCCGCCCCAGGGTCACCCCCTGACTCCGCCCCTGACGACCCCGGCAACGGGCCGCAGGTTGCTGTGGAAACGGAGCAACAGCATCAGCAGCAGGAGTTTGTGCAGCAGATGTTACAGGCCCTGGCCAGAACCAGCCAGCAG ggccctggtgaggagcagaggagttgA